Proteins encoded by one window of Vibrio panuliri:
- a CDS encoding response regulator transcription factor has product MTQTKMLIVEDDIKLQQMLKEYFVAKQFEVATLDDGSQAVETIVQTQPDIVLLDLMLPVMDGLTICRQIRSLYRGKLLMLTASDDDFDHVAGLETGADDYVTKPIKPRVLLARVRTLLRRNAEPMSSEEDEHQLVFGELCLNRRYKKCELSSSLVPLTDSEFDLLWLLASDPDTPLSRDYLTQTIRGIEYDGIDRTIDNKVVRLRKLLGTDKSGQERVQTIRGQGYLFVSTAWA; this is encoded by the coding sequence ATGACACAGACTAAAATGCTGATTGTTGAAGACGACATAAAGCTTCAACAGATGCTTAAGGAATATTTTGTTGCGAAGCAGTTTGAGGTTGCAACACTTGACGATGGCAGCCAAGCGGTAGAAACCATAGTACAAACTCAACCGGATATTGTGCTACTAGACTTGATGCTTCCTGTCATGGATGGACTGACAATTTGCCGACAGATACGCAGTTTGTATCGCGGTAAGCTACTTATGCTAACCGCGAGTGATGACGACTTTGACCATGTCGCAGGGCTTGAAACTGGCGCTGATGATTATGTCACCAAACCAATTAAACCAAGGGTGTTGCTCGCGAGAGTGAGAACGCTGCTTCGTCGCAACGCAGAGCCTATGAGTTCTGAAGAAGATGAGCACCAACTGGTCTTCGGAGAGCTTTGCTTAAACCGACGGTACAAAAAATGCGAGTTGTCATCGAGTTTAGTGCCATTGACTGACAGTGAGTTTGATTTGTTGTGGCTATTAGCGAGTGATCCAGACACGCCTCTGTCTCGTGACTATTTAACCCAAACCATTCGTGGCATTGAATATGATGGCATCGACCGTACTATTGATAATAAAGTCGTGCGTCTGCGCAAACTGTTAGGAACTGACAAGTCAGGGCAGGAGAGAGTACAAACCATTCGCGGACAAGGCTATTTGTTTGTTTCAACGGCTTGGGCCTAG
- a CDS encoding HAMP domain-containing histidine kinase, whose protein sequence is MRRIYIESILGVCLCFLASLALYEVIVFKFNTDDEIVLAQYEAEAFQHVIDGIAVSQGVESAEKALAHYAQGSKNVLTIYQEQDEKPQFVKDYRQDFPLKQAFLDYDELWLTLTGGNNWYRISPDIDQQVYQHIDLEDSLIWLFFVCGFVLYSFCHLFIIFRRVKQLEQATIHFSKGDFSYRVDTSNGATLGRLNHAFNHMADKVSQLIDANRSLTNAIAHEMRTPIFRIQWQADLLRETPMSDQQRSKLDSIVEDTEEMEMMVDELLYYARLDSGRCQLTLETIAVEPFITDLIARWQSETKLQLGVKWRCADAEQSSIALIADRRLFKRALENLVRNAFKYASSQIVIELVENERQQLGIAVHDDGPGVPFEQREHLFEPFYVGNKARNKTQSGHGLGLSIVDKICIQHDAHVEVEDSPLLGGAMFTMAFNFVTE, encoded by the coding sequence ATGCGACGGATTTATATTGAGTCTATTTTGGGGGTTTGTCTGTGCTTCCTTGCCAGTTTAGCGCTATATGAGGTGATTGTTTTTAAGTTCAACACCGATGATGAAATTGTATTGGCGCAATATGAAGCGGAAGCGTTTCAACATGTCATTGATGGTATCGCTGTTAGTCAAGGGGTCGAGTCGGCAGAAAAAGCGCTTGCCCACTACGCGCAAGGCTCTAAAAACGTGCTGACAATTTATCAAGAGCAGGACGAGAAACCGCAGTTTGTAAAAGACTACCGACAAGATTTCCCATTAAAACAAGCATTTCTTGACTATGACGAACTGTGGCTAACACTGACCGGTGGCAACAACTGGTATCGTATTAGCCCGGATATAGATCAGCAGGTCTATCAACACATTGACTTAGAAGACAGCTTGATTTGGTTGTTCTTTGTGTGCGGATTTGTACTCTACAGTTTTTGCCACCTTTTCATCATCTTCCGTCGAGTGAAACAACTCGAGCAAGCCACGATACATTTCTCAAAGGGCGACTTTTCTTACCGTGTTGACACCTCAAATGGGGCGACGTTGGGGCGCTTAAATCACGCGTTTAATCATATGGCAGATAAAGTTTCTCAATTGATTGACGCCAACCGCTCACTCACCAATGCCATTGCCCATGAAATGAGAACCCCAATATTCCGGATTCAATGGCAAGCAGACCTGCTACGAGAGACACCAATGAGCGACCAGCAGCGGTCAAAGCTGGATAGTATCGTTGAAGATACTGAAGAAATGGAAATGATGGTCGATGAGTTGCTCTACTATGCGCGACTGGACAGTGGTCGCTGTCAGTTAACACTTGAAACGATTGCTGTTGAACCGTTTATTACGGACTTAATCGCTCGCTGGCAGAGCGAAACAAAACTTCAACTCGGTGTGAAATGGCGTTGTGCGGATGCCGAGCAATCGAGCATTGCGCTGATCGCAGACCGTCGATTATTCAAACGTGCGCTTGAAAACTTGGTTCGAAATGCCTTTAAGTATGCATCAAGTCAAATCGTCATTGAGTTGGTAGAAAATGAGCGCCAGCAACTAGGAATAGCTGTGCATGACGATGGACCCGGCGTGCCGTTTGAGCAACGTGAACATCTGTTTGAACCCTTCTACGTAGGAAATAAAGCGCGTAACAAAACTCAGAGTGGTCATGGTCTTGGCTTGTCAATTGTGGATAAAATCTGCATCCAACATGATGCCCATGTGGAGGTCGAGGATAGCCCGTTATTAGGTGGG